From Glycine max cultivar Williams 82 chromosome 11, Glycine_max_v4.0, whole genome shotgun sequence, the proteins below share one genomic window:
- the LOC100813784 gene encoding E3 ubiquitin-protein ligase WAV3: MGSKWTKLKLALGLDSCVHIPRSFDNSSSAATRFSGGVSPTVVSPAGDSSSYRPSTPTPSSSGLRLPKSGPKSPKGTCAICLYTMKPGQGHAIFTAECSHSFHFHCITSNVKHGNQICPVCRAKWKEVPFQSPASNMPYDRLNQVSPREEGWATVLRRLPSPQGDAARQISSLYHVTEPAIFDDDEALDQQTSVTHPKNEIDNDVINTVEIKTYPEVSSVPKSASRDAFAVLIHLKAPHSGRKQNIGENNTESPPLVENSRASVDLVTVLDVSGSMAGTKLALLKRAMGFVIQNLGPSDRLSVIAFSSTARRIFPLRKMTDTGRQQALQAVNSLVSNGGTNIAEGLRKGTKVFSDRRWKNSVSSIILLSDGQDTYTVNSRPNVGTDYLSLVPNSIHRNNGTGMQIPVHAFGFGSDHDATSMHSISEISGGTFSFIEAEDVIQDAFAQCIGGLLSVVVQELQVQVRCVHPQLQLSSVKAGSYQTSLMGNARLATISVGDLYAEEERDFLVTVNVPVDQSSDETSLLTVRCLYRDPITKEMVALEENSEVKILRPDVGGGELVVSIEVDRQRNRLRAAEAMAEARVAAEQGDLSTAVSVLDSCHKALSETVSAHAGDRLCVALSAELKEMQERMANQRVYEQSGRAYVLSGLSSHSWQRATARGDSTDSTSLVQAYQTPSMVDMVTRSQTMVFGAPVPQNKRVLRPAKSFPDRQRRQ; this comes from the exons atgggAAGCAAATGGACAAAATTGAAGCTGGCTCTTGGTTTGGATTCCTGTGTACACATTCCTAGATCCTTTGATAATTCCTCCTCCGCCGCAACAAGGTTTTCCGGCGGCGTCTCACCCACCGTCGTTTCGCCGGCCGGCGACTCCTCCAGTTATCGCCCCTCCACTCCGACACCATCGTCTTCTGGCCTCCGGTTACCCAAATCCGGACCCAAATCCCCTAAG GGGACCTGTGCAATATGCCTTTACACAATGAAACCAGGGCAGGGACATGCCATTTTTACTGCAGAATGTTCTCACTCTTTCCATTTCCATTGCATCACTTCTAATGTGAAACATGGGAACCAGATTTGCCCTGTCTGCAGAGCAAAATGGAAAGAAGTTCCTTTTCAGAGTCCTGCTTCAAATATGCCCTATGATCGACTCAACCAAGTATCTCCTCGGGAAGAAGGCTGGGCGACTGTCTTACGGAGGCTTCCTTCTCCTCAAGGTGACGCTGCTCGGCAGATTTCATCACTTTATCATGTCACTGAGCCAGCTatttttgatgatgatgaagccCTGGATCAACAAACTTCAGTTACCCATCCTAAAAACGAGATTGATAATGATGTAATAAATACAGTGGAGATCAAAACATATCCCGAGGTTTCATCCGTTCCAAAATCTGCCTCTCGTGATGCCTTTGCTGTATTAATTCATCTCAAAGCTCCTCATTCAgggagaaaacaaaatattggAGAAAACAATACCGAATCACCTCCTCTGGTTGAAAACTCGCGTGCCTCAGTTGACCTTGTTACAGTTCTTGATGTGAGTGGTAGCATGGCGGGTACTAAGCTGGCACTGCTAAAAAGAGCTATGGGTTTTGTCATTCAGAATCTTGGTCCATCAGACCGGCTGTCTGTCATTGCCTTCTCCTCCACAGCACGCCGCATATTTCCTCTTCGGAAGATGACTGACACTGGACGGCAGCAGGCATTACAGGCTGTGAATTCCTTGGTTTCAAATGGTGGGACAAACATTGCTGAAGGCCTGAGAAAAGGCACCAAGGTTTTTTCTGACAGACGGTGGAAGAACTCGGTTAGCAGCATCATTTTACTCTCTGACGGGCAGGATACATATACAGTCAATAGCAGGCCTAATGTCGGAACAGATTACCTGTCACTTGTTCCAAACTCCATTCATCGTAATAACGGTACGGGCATGCAGATACCAGTGCATGCATTTGGTTTTGGCTCTGACCATGATGCTACTTCAATGCATTCAATATCTGAGATATCTGGAGGTACGTTTTCTTTCATTGAAGCTGAGGATGTCATTCAGGATGCATTTGCACAGTGTATTGGGGGACTCTTGAGTGTGGTGGTGCAAGAATTACAAGTACAAGTTAGGTGTGTTCACCCTCAATTGCAACTTAGTTCAGTAAAAGCAGGAAGTTACCAAACAAGCTTGATGGGGAATGCAAGACTGGCTACTATCAGTGTAGGAGATTTGTATGCTGAAGAGGAAAGAGACTTTTTGGTGACAGTTAATGTTCCAGTTGATCAATCGAGTGATGAGACGTCGTTGTTGACCGTGAGATGTCTTTACCGAGATCCTATAACAAAAGAAATGGTGGCTTTGGAAGAAAACAGTGAAGTAAAAATTCTGAGACCTGATGTTGGTGGAGGAGAACTAGTTGTGTCCATAGAGGTAGACAGACAGCGGAACAGGCTTAGAGCGGCCGAGGCAATGGCGGAGGCTAGAGTTGCAGCCGAACAGGGTGATCTGTCTACTGCAGTTTCAGTACTGGATAGTTGTCACAAGGCATTGTCTGAAACTGTTTCTGCTCATGCCGGAGATCGGTTATGTGTTGCTCTTTCTGCAGAGTTAAAGGAGATGCAAGAGAGGATGGCGAACCAACGTGTTTATGAGCAATCTGGAAGAGCTTATGTTCTGTCTGGATTGAGTTCACATTCATGGCAAAGGGCAACAGCACGCGGCGATTCCACAGACAGCACCAGCCTTGTTCAAGCATACCAAACACCATCCATGGTTGACATGGTGACGCGTTCCCAAACCATGGTTTTTGGAGCCCCTGTGCCGCAAAATAAACGCGTCCTGAGGCCTGCTAAATCATTTCCTGATAGGCAGAgaagacaataa